In Crassostrea angulata isolate pt1a10 unplaced genomic scaffold, ASM2561291v2 HiC_scaffold_195, whole genome shotgun sequence, the genomic stretch TCTGCACACATCCATTAGCACAGGTTGCACTTTGTTTGTCGCATGTCCCTCCTACACACCCAAGACTGCATGGTCTATTACACATGTCTCCATACAGTCCCGATGCACATCCCCGTGTACAGCTACCATTGGTTTTGTCACAAACTCTTTCGAAACAATGTATTGGACATCGTGAACTGCATCCTTTTTCCCAGTAACCAGACTTACAGCTGATACAATTTCCAGTTGTACGGTAACAGGTCAGTTCCTCACAATTTGCAGGACATTGCAATTCACATGCTGGTCCCCAGTATCCGTCTACACAGCCATTGTAACAGTTTCCAAAACCATCACATACATTATTTCTGCAAGTTGCCACACATcctaaaattcataaattaatgCAAGCTCcatgtgtgtatttttttttaaaatagaccTGTGTTAGGATATCTGACATCTAATTCAGCACTACTTTTCGagcaaagaatttcaaataaattacatttaccTTATTAATAGATAactatgtaaaatattaatgattcaGAAAGGTGGATAGAAACGACATTTGGATCAGCAGATGTTACTAAAACAAGATTCCCATCGCCTGTGTCTGCATCGGATCTGGCAATTAAACACGCTTCTGAAATACCGACAAACtgcgacataaaaaaaaactatatacagggGGATATTTTTCCCTTTGGACCTCATTGTCATGGGGTTAACTTAAAACTGAgcaaattttgttgttttatattatCTTTTCAAAACACAACTGTGTTTTGGTGAATTTTAGACGGAGAGGAGCTGTTTGTAAAACTAAATGTAGAAAGGCAAAAAATACACGTGACAAAATTAACGTTGTATACAATAACGAGGTTTGATATGATATTTCATCAGACAATAAGTGTGCCATTTATATCGCATAAAACTAAtagatattgaattcattccttacgAAATCAATAAGAATTGTGTATTGCACCCCTCTATCTTAAGtcgttaaaaattttaaagaaaaactaatTATTCAAGGTTCTGCAGTTAACATCTAAATAGCGAGTACTTATTACACGTAACCAAATGTTTGGTCAACCTATATTTTTTTGTGGGCGGGATATACCATCCGAAGATTGTTGTGACGTGACacaaattccatttttttttttggggggggggggggggttatttaaGTAACTTGACAGGAAACAAAGCAATACAGATCTGTGTACTGACTCTCTTGTGCGATACTCAGAACGTATCTCCAAGCCACATTGAACCGTATAAAACAAGCTAACCGTCAGCAATCTCTACCGGAGTTTAAAGGCATACTGGGATATTGCCAACATTTTTTGATTAATCTGTAGTTTTACATCTCGTATCGTgtcattcatgtacatgtataagtggAATAAGGCAGAAACAAATCCAGTTATTCAAATATGTATCAGTTGCTGGTTTGTTGAATGAGAATAGGATTATGTAAATAGGAACTAATGTATTTATAGGACGTCTGCACTTTGTAGTTAACGACCAATCATGACAAGCATGCTGGTTTTCTTGACGCggttgaacaaaaataacatgGGTAGGGtaataattaaaagtaaaaaaataatatatgttgaGATTTGTTGTGATAAAAATAGATTGAATTGTATACGTTTATATAGTAATTTGTccaagcttttgttaaaaatatagaacatagtaaaaataataataaaaaagtaaagaaatgctaaaatatgcatcaaaataaacacatttactTGTACATTGCTAATTTATAatcttaaattaaatgaaatcaaaaattcaaatctatttttttttaaacgtatgATTCAAAATATCCATTGATTACCAGATATAAGACTTTTAAGCTTGATTACCATAAACTTCTATTTCACAGATTTCGAGGATAGCCCCGGTAGTAGGATCATCTTCAGGAGCGTCGTACGTTGTCTCCACAATGACGTATCTAGTCGTCTGTTCACAAGGTATGTCTATTATGTTTGGGGGTAAGTCTGggtattttgttttgtcattGTAACAGCGATTTCTCTGTGACGTTGTTGTTTGTAATATTGATACATTCGATACATCTAGGTAGAACTGTCTAAACCGAAACTGTTTCCAGTCACCACTACTGTTCCCTGTATAGTTGAAGAAAACAATTTCATTGCCTGAATAGTTGACGAAagtattataaacattttatgatAAATCAGAATTATTTAGTTTAATTATGGTGAATTCAGAATAGAAAGGAAATTATCaacggtatatatatatatatatatatataacatttaagTTTTAAGTAAGTAAAAAGATGCAAGCAAGCATTGTAAAATGGAAGTTATCGCCGTTTTAGTTAAAAGCATAAATTGAAATTACTGTGATAAATGCAGCATATGCTAACAGACCTTAAGGATCATCTGAGTACCATATCTAATACTTATTGGatcatatatgtatttaaataagCTGTTTACTGACTCATAACCTTAGTCTAAGGGGTAAACAATCTATCATAAGGTAGTGTAACCCCACCTATACTTTCATGTGTGAATTTATTTTGAAAGCCATTTTGTGCTATCCCTCACGGACAAAATAACGGACAACGCCACGTCCCTCCCCAAGGAGCAAAACAAATATTCTCGCCTTAGGTATTTTAATTAACGAAAGTAAAATGCTTTGTTTCTTCACTAAATTTGCATACATTTTAGTCAGATTTGTATATCTAAACCtttgtcataaaatttcaaaggttgatttgattgttaaacaatcaaatcaacctttgaaattttatgacaaaGGTTTAGATATACAAATCTGACTAAAATGTATGCAAATTTAGTGAAGAAACAAAGCATTTTACtttcgtttccaacggaagaccttatgttttcgtactgtttcttattaaggtcttccgtttccaacggaagaccttattgtttttcttaggtttctttttccctattattaaggtcttccgtttccaacggaagaccttattgttttcgtactgtttcttattattatttttttccacaaattttgtgcacgcgatttctcagaaactattcggccgattttgaccattttttcacagatgattgccagaggtcataattctagacgttttttgaatttttgaaatcgtcacttccggtaccgagttacggccgattttctatttttttacgacctattttgtgcagagctgatctcagaaactattcgagatatgaatacgaaattttcaggataggtagtctatagtttgaagttgtgcactattatgttgttttacaccagtggcgccatttcttggagctcgcctaggcacgaaaattgggcacgaattttcattcaaattttcatacgttttgatctgtatctttttatcagttgatattttcttacaacatatataacaaaagtggtagagaatcaaaagttcttcccaataaaatcaagaaaaggggACTGGCCCCttgatttaggggccaagacactcgtaaactctattacgaataacttgaacatgatacagattttgtaatgcattatagaagcaaagttgttgatcctAACactatctatcagaaaaaaatcattaccaCGTCCATTTATTTCGTAATTatggatttttaggggccaaagtacttaaactttgacgcaatatatccaaagaaggagacatattttgttaggcaatgtagaagagaaaatgtttgcattgatgattcttaTCGATTtcactaatcaaaacaccaatgtctgtccccattaagaatctagagggctggcccctaaaatattcaatcatttgcatctaaaaaatgaacaacaattttagataggtgtaagaacaaaaaaaaggTAGTATTCCTAAGAGCTTTTCAGcgaaattattttcatattctttAATACTATTTTATCGCGGTAGTAGGTATTTGAAACACCGATTATTAAACTGTGCCTATGGTGCTCAGTGCATGTTCATCATACTATTAATTTATTGGGGTGagtatacattttataaaaatactatACTCATATACTCAAATATGATTAACgcattataaatatttcaaaattacgcaaaatatattatatccatcatgttcaacacatttttaaagtaattaacaTCATGTCAGATAGTCCGTTTCCGTTCCGTCCCGTTTTCCTTCCCGCGTTTTATCAACAACGCAACCCATTCGAGTTGTAATTATAATACTTTATTCATAACAATTTATTGTAATGTACTCGTAATTAATTACGCTGTTCAACAACGTTCTGTTGGTCCTTGCTTGTGTGATCTATGCATGCCAATATACTCTGACAAATTAGATAACTATAAATCGTATTTCATAATACGTACATGTTGTACATACAtggaatattcttttaaaaagtatttcttCACTTCTGCAGAACAAATTATTgcaatagatttattttttttgtaagcataaattaaatacataatccattataaaatgttgttgagttgataaatgtacttatttttagtttaaaattttgctatttgggttcatttgggttAACCGGCGAATCGGAGAATTAGCCAATGAGCGTTACGTATCTATATTTGGCTTTGTTTACAAAGATCTGTAGCTGCTTGAGAAGTTGAACTTCTTTTCAATCCCTTCAAAGTGTAAAGACTAGAGACATACGCATCAATTATCAAAGAGAGTGTGTGTGTACATGACAAGAATTCAGTGTAAGTATAGCAGTAAGTGCATGCATTTGGGATGCAGTTAATGTTGAATTTTCTAACAAAAGTGAATCGTGGGTATTCATCGATTGCATGCGCCATTTTGTACTCAAGGGCTTCAGCGgatatagtttgatgaaatcattaaaaatatttcaacacaCAAAAATTGGAATGGTTGAATACTGTGTTGTGTTATAATTAATTATGCTGATATAATTTGTTAAAGTAAGATAGGCATATCTGCAGAGACATGACTATAGACAGGTCCAGCGCAATCTCCTGATTTCTCCTGTATGTGTAGCTCGAAAAAGCTATTCAGAATACTCAATAGGTGCTGATTAGGGACGTAAATACATTCCTGGtatgatatatatttcttaaaacgcCAGTTATGACAATTGACATGCACTTATGTAGAGATCTGCATTTTGATTAGATTGCTGTCATGGCTACATGTATAACTTGTCCTGTTAGCATAAAATTTTAGTTATTCGAAGGAACAGAGAGTGTCTCAACATTCAATAAGATTTCTCAAGGTATGTGGTAAGAGCACACGTACGTGCTATCACAGACTGGAAATGTAATGTAATAGTTATAAACACAGGGATGTCTGATTTTCAATGTACCTGTCTGAATTATGCATTATTTGTGTTCGAATATAGACAGTCTACCTATACatccctgcgaatgttattgtcatttaaatttgagtTCTTGTGGTTTTATTTCACCCTTTCACTTTTgcagtaaaaatcatgcctcgtgtttatagtctattgcatagaatctaggtacttgtagtcaaatataaaatctagaggtttattgattttaaagattatcttcattaattggtggataaaatgtgttataAATAAATGCGACAATCATACTTGCCAACACCCGATTTTTCAACCCTccacccgattattttttatgacccagcgggtcatgcttttcacccgatttttgtcgaacaacccgaaaatctcccgatttccggatttggttcTTAAATTACATTGCGCGTTTGATTTCCAGTTATGAACCCAAGCTGACTTGGATTTACGTAACGCAtaaacaatgccgatggctataacagacacattaagtgtaattattatcgtgagttgttttgactaagcgaaggtttaaatcattaagtatgatggcttccaataagaaaaggtcttcatcggggccagcggaatcaaaaccaacaaaaagaaaacgatatttttgtacctatcaacatatctgggaaaatgaattcccataggtaaaacaaagtaatagaGTACACAACGAGGCTTTTGTGTTCTATGtaacgcacatttgaatattggattttgGGCCCTaaatgatctgactaaacattaaaaaacgCTAAATCATGTATagaatgctttttaatacacaaaaaacttccaagtcacttacaactttcatgccatcatttacagagttcaaaagcaaggttaatgtagcagagactctttttgcatttttttttagctgaacacaaccttccattttctgtgtcagatcactttacaaaattcaaaatcagcaactgcatgttagttaaaatgcttctttgcaataaagtattacacatattaagttttaacacatatttctattgtatatacctatgaaatgcatggtaaatatgtcgtgaatgtcgttacgcgctatgaccagattttttacttttcaaatctggtcatgaccagattttcacatgttggaggttggcaagtatggcgacaatacaaaaaataatttttgtctgctgttgcaacaattaacatgtttgtagagatcccccctgaggattaattttcgatccgcgcctgacatagtaatagcatcaatagtgaaacagattatactattttatgcagaatgttccttgaaaatggctcgatatactaagtatttatacaaaacagacacccattatttttgtaaaaacatgGCATTGCACATCACAAGCATCaaatcaaacatggctatgatttaaTTAAGcaacaatgtttatattttcaaccactctacatgtggttgaacacgaacaataactgttttgaatattatcgtttaatgtaaataacagctagatggtgaaataagacatacatcttaaaaggtttacatgttttaacataaatccaagtaggatatgatatgaaaaagaccagtacttacgtattttgagaatataattatccgaacacttatacttctttttgaaatttcacaggaactgaacaaatctcggtgaagtctcgtgaactttcattcgagcacctctggatttataacatacttagcaacgataaagaaaacattccgaacacattcgcaggggtgtataGTTAGGATCAAAAGCGCATATGATATTTATTGTTGCCTTCATTTAATGACGCTTTATTGCAGAAACCAAAttcctttgatattttactttttctgaAAAAGGCTACATGTATTAAGGTAGCTTATTACACTGTGAAATAgtttcaaatcagcagaaaattacttgatttatatgatagatatcataatggacaAGAATTATTTAAGTATGATAGGCATAGAATGTGTGCACAAttatggatgaaaaattacacatgttcaaaaatttaattgttaacatgaacaaaagctctaGGCCgcttcgaactcatgatctgtggttcagaagcccaatactttaaccactgagctacgacaatatacaacccaatcaaaatatttaaacagtttaacaaaacatttaaatagctatcttgtgacgtagtgtcttaaaaagtataagtgtaggATTAGTGAGGTACGTTAATACTTTACATAAAATCGTATTTATTTATAACTaaggagaggggggggggggcggccaGACAGTACAAGTTTAATGAGTGAAATATTGAGGGGAAAGTATACAAGTTGGAATGCAGCGCTTTACTATCAATAAAGGAAAGCTATTTAATGAATACTATCTTAGAAACCCTCCTCTTTCTGATTCTAATTTTAAAGTCATCAACTTTTTGATCCTATAtacaaaacattatatttttcaatgtctgtacaacaaaaaattccaatatttacaagtctgctatgtcatttaaacattaaaataaatatgaaattgaaaaatgtgtTGCTATCACTATCAGAAACTCTTCTTATGATAAACATAATGATAGATGGTTTGaatggaaaaatctttttcttaatatttaattCAAGAGgttaattcatttcaatttatgCAAAATTGTATCAACTTGAATAGTTTTCTATATTTATAAGATCATGACttttatgtatgtttgaatgtgttatatgtattattgaatgaaaaactgtaaatcaaaaaaaatc encodes the following:
- the LOC128169735 gene encoding scavenger receptor class F member 1-like — encoded protein: MRNSSGDWKQFRFRQFYLDVSNVSILQTTTSQRNRCYNDKTKYPDLPPNIIDIPCEQTTRYVIVETTYDAPEDDPTTGAILEICEIEVYGCVATCRNNVCDGFGNCYNGCVDGYWGPACELQCPANCEELTCYRTTGNCISCKSGYWEKGCSSRCPIHCFERVCDKTNGSCTRGCASGLYGDMCNRPCSLGCVGGTCDKQSATCANGCV